The Saccharothrix variisporea genome has a segment encoding these proteins:
- a CDS encoding TOMM precursor leader peptide-binding protein: MTDLLAELTTGTSVGVVGPEPLRAALAEALGDAWVHAGRVADAVWLPVRVDGPHVRIGPLVRPGVPGCDTCAERRWAANRPDHDGWAALCREFGDDPVDAPNPLVTPLTTHAVVEVVRDELARDDGRTVGAVLLLSLATGLITRHVLLPDPLCPDCANLPDDGPWVVRRRPLPKPDPATLRTTRLDGRWPDLAHSFVDSRTGVIASLSAGAPHGIPTAVARLGPPTSHESRHGYGRSRDFRSARLTAITEALERYGNHRPLGRRTAVTAPYTEVADRAVDPRTLGLYPDDWYDRPGFPFDRFDPDRPLAWVWGFSFGRSEPVLVPESYAYYGARTPAQDNRLVYECSNGCALGGCFEEAVLHGLLEVAERDAFLMTWYARMPVPELDLASARDKRIPVVAEFVRQRLGYTMTAYSITLEQRVPAVMVLGTDTLRRTDVPRHAFSAAAHPDPERALLTALIDAAAGIGRRMGAFDADKAARMLADPDEVREMSDHGLLYGHPGTADRLSFLGGSALSLPELRARTAWPVHHDLADDLAEAVRRYTDSGLDVIAVETTTPEHRAGGFAAAKVVVPGTLSMTFGHRHRRTHGLPRLHTVPRLLGHHPGPLNPHPHPFP; encoded by the coding sequence ATGACTGACCTGCTGGCAGAGCTCACCACGGGAACCAGTGTCGGGGTGGTCGGCCCGGAACCGCTGCGGGCGGCGTTGGCCGAGGCGCTCGGCGACGCCTGGGTGCACGCGGGTCGTGTGGCGGACGCGGTGTGGTTGCCGGTGCGGGTCGACGGGCCGCACGTCCGGATCGGTCCCCTGGTCCGGCCGGGGGTGCCCGGCTGCGACACCTGCGCCGAACGCCGCTGGGCGGCCAACCGACCGGACCACGACGGCTGGGCCGCGCTGTGCCGCGAGTTCGGCGACGATCCGGTGGACGCACCGAACCCGCTGGTCACGCCGTTGACGACACACGCGGTCGTCGAGGTGGTGCGCGACGAGCTGGCGCGCGACGACGGCCGCACGGTGGGCGCGGTGCTGCTGCTGTCCCTGGCGACGGGCCTGATCACGCGACACGTCCTGCTACCCGACCCGCTGTGCCCGGACTGCGCGAACCTCCCCGACGACGGCCCGTGGGTCGTCCGCCGTCGTCCGCTGCCCAAACCGGACCCGGCGACACTGCGGACCACCCGGCTCGACGGCCGGTGGCCCGACCTCGCACACTCCTTCGTGGACTCCCGGACCGGGGTGATCGCCTCGCTCTCGGCGGGTGCGCCCCACGGCATCCCGACCGCCGTGGCCCGGCTGGGACCGCCGACATCGCACGAGAGCAGGCACGGCTACGGTCGCAGCCGGGACTTCCGCTCCGCGCGCCTCACCGCGATCACCGAGGCGCTGGAGCGCTACGGCAACCACCGCCCGTTGGGCCGCCGCACCGCCGTCACCGCGCCGTACACCGAGGTCGCGGACCGGGCGGTCGACCCGCGCACGCTGGGCCTGTACCCCGACGACTGGTACGACCGGCCCGGGTTCCCCTTCGACCGCTTCGACCCGGACCGCCCGCTGGCCTGGGTGTGGGGCTTCTCGTTCGGGCGGTCGGAACCGGTGCTGGTGCCGGAGAGCTACGCCTACTACGGGGCACGGACGCCGGCGCAGGACAACCGACTGGTCTACGAGTGCTCCAACGGGTGCGCGTTGGGCGGCTGCTTCGAGGAAGCGGTCCTTCACGGGCTGCTGGAGGTCGCCGAGCGGGACGCGTTCCTGATGACCTGGTACGCGCGAATGCCCGTTCCCGAACTGGACCTGGCCTCCGCGCGGGACAAGCGCATCCCGGTCGTCGCGGAGTTCGTGCGGCAACGGCTCGGCTACACGATGACCGCCTACTCGATCACGCTGGAACAACGGGTGCCCGCGGTGATGGTGCTGGGCACCGACACCCTGCGCCGCACCGACGTGCCCCGCCACGCCTTCAGCGCCGCCGCGCACCCGGACCCGGAACGGGCACTGCTGACCGCGCTGATCGACGCCGCCGCGGGCATCGGCAGGCGCATGGGCGCTTTCGACGCCGACAAGGCGGCGCGGATGCTCGCCGACCCCGACGAGGTCCGCGAGATGTCCGACCACGGCTTGCTCTACGGCCATCCCGGCACGGCCGACCGCCTGTCCTTCCTCGGCGGTTCGGCGCTGTCGCTGCCCGAGCTTCGGGCGCGCACGGCGTGGCCGGTCCACCACGACCTCGCCGACGACCTCGCCGAGGCGGTCCGGCGCTACACCGACAGCGGCTTGGACGTGATCGCCGTCGAGACCACCACGCCGGAGCACCGCGCGGGCGGTTTCGCGGCGGCGAAGGTGGTCGTGCCGGGCACGCTGTCGATGACCTTCGGCCACCGGCACCGCCGGACGCACGGCCTGCCGCGCCTGCACACCGTGCCGCGCCTGCTCGGCCACCACCCCGGCCCGCTCAAC